A genomic window from Lotus japonicus ecotype B-129 chromosome 1, LjGifu_v1.2 includes:
- the LOC130734714 gene encoding uncharacterized protein LOC130734714 isoform X1: MSQFAVVPPPTPSPAASTHPFMQNMVRFRHTCKTKWLVKVNKHLTDAQRSRIQRTPFHSLMEMPEKLRTNCILLSNLESRWEENRFGFKIQDNVVPFTPLDVCFSLGLRLVGLNVNYNGDEDAECHTKGLFKGEEITVKTIVKQLRRHKSDDKVDDFCRLYILLVFATFYFPQSSTSCLLRMLDNLNSLQEYSWGVAVYDTLVLSLSRCAKCLNKSKNKSVVRITGCAAILQIWALEHMFLRGRPICTGTIRSFPRFLRWQNVAMRKDKILKAFEDNRVLEKLAATSEELQYDVVMEAMQKAPSGFPHRHKLNFYAERERHVNIRS; the protein is encoded by the exons ATGTCTCAATTTGCTGTTGTTCCTCCTCCCACACCAAGCCCAGCTGCATCCACTCACCCATTTATGCAAAATATG gTACGTTTTAGGCACACTTGTAAGACAAAGTGGCTTGTTAAGGTGAATAAGCATCTAACAGATGCCCAAAGGTCTCGAATTCAGAGAACCCCGTTTCACTCATTAATGGAAATGCCCGAAAAATTACGTACCAATTGCATATTGTTGTCTAACTTAGAGAGTCGGTGGGAGGAGAACCGTTTCGGTTTTAAAATACAAGATAATGTAGTGCCTTTTACTCCACTAGATGTATGTTTCTCACTAGGATTGCGTCTAGTTGGACTAAATGTGAATTACAATGGAGATGAAGATGCTGAATGCCATACCAAAGGTTTATTTAAGGGGGAAGAAATAACAGTTAAGACAATAGTTAAGCAACTAAGGAGGCATAAAAGTGATGACAAGGTTGATGACTTTTGTAGGCTATATATCCTTCTTGTGTTTGCAACGTTTTATTTCCCGCAGAGTTCAACCAGTTGTTTGTTGCGAATGTTAGATAATCTAAATTCATTGCAAGAATATAGTTGGGGTGTTGCTGTTTATGATACCTTGGTTCTAAGCTTGAGTCGTTGTGCAAAATGCTTGAATAAGTCAAAGAATAAATCAGTTGTCAGGATAACCGGTTGTGCAGCCATATTACAG ATTTGGGCTTTGGAGCACATGTTCTTGCGTGGAAGACCTATATGTACTGGTACCATACGGTCATTTCCGCGATTTTTACGTTGGCAAAATGTTGCAATGCGCAAGGATAAAATACTGAAAGCATTTGAAGACAATCGT GTACTTGAGAAGTTGGCTGCCACAAGTGAAGAGCTACAGTATGATGTTGTGATGGAAGCAATGCAAAAGGCACCAAGCGGGTTTCCCCATAGGCACAAGCTGAATTTTTATGCGGAGAGAGAGAGACATGTAAACATCAGGTCATAG
- the LOC130734714 gene encoding uncharacterized protein LOC130734714 isoform X2 — MEMPEKLRTNCILLSNLESRWEENRFGFKIQDNVVPFTPLDVCFSLGLRLVGLNVNYNGDEDAECHTKGLFKGEEITVKTIVKQLRRHKSDDKVDDFCRLYILLVFATFYFPQSSTSCLLRMLDNLNSLQEYSWGVAVYDTLVLSLSRCAKCLNKSKNKSVVRITGCAAILQIWALEHMFLRGRPICTGTIRSFPRFLRWQNVAMRKDKILKAFEDNRVLEKLAATSEELQYDVVMEAMQKAPSGFPHRHKLNFYAERERHVNIRS; from the exons ATGGAAATGCCCGAAAAATTACGTACCAATTGCATATTGTTGTCTAACTTAGAGAGTCGGTGGGAGGAGAACCGTTTCGGTTTTAAAATACAAGATAATGTAGTGCCTTTTACTCCACTAGATGTATGTTTCTCACTAGGATTGCGTCTAGTTGGACTAAATGTGAATTACAATGGAGATGAAGATGCTGAATGCCATACCAAAGGTTTATTTAAGGGGGAAGAAATAACAGTTAAGACAATAGTTAAGCAACTAAGGAGGCATAAAAGTGATGACAAGGTTGATGACTTTTGTAGGCTATATATCCTTCTTGTGTTTGCAACGTTTTATTTCCCGCAGAGTTCAACCAGTTGTTTGTTGCGAATGTTAGATAATCTAAATTCATTGCAAGAATATAGTTGGGGTGTTGCTGTTTATGATACCTTGGTTCTAAGCTTGAGTCGTTGTGCAAAATGCTTGAATAAGTCAAAGAATAAATCAGTTGTCAGGATAACCGGTTGTGCAGCCATATTACAG ATTTGGGCTTTGGAGCACATGTTCTTGCGTGGAAGACCTATATGTACTGGTACCATACGGTCATTTCCGCGATTTTTACGTTGGCAAAATGTTGCAATGCGCAAGGATAAAATACTGAAAGCATTTGAAGACAATCGT GTACTTGAGAAGTTGGCTGCCACAAGTGAAGAGCTACAGTATGATGTTGTGATGGAAGCAATGCAAAAGGCACCAAGCGGGTTTCCCCATAGGCACAAGCTGAATTTTTATGCGGAGAGAGAGAGACATGTAAACATCAGGTCATAG